A stretch of Equus caballus isolate H_3958 breed thoroughbred chromosome 11, TB-T2T, whole genome shotgun sequence DNA encodes these proteins:
- the C1QBP gene encoding complement component 1 Q subcomponent-binding protein, mitochondrial: MLPLLRCVPRALGSAVAGLRAAAPSPPLRQLLQPAPRPCGRPFGLLSVRAESERRPGLLRPRGPCACGCGALHTEGDKAFVEFLSDEIKEEKKIQKHKSLPKMSGGWELEVNGTEAKLVRKVAGEKITVTFNINNSIPPTFAGEEEPSQGQKVEEQEPELTSTPNFVVEVIKNGGKKALVLDCHYPEDEVGQEEEDESDIFSIREVSFQSTGESEWKDTNYTLNTDSLDWALYDHLMDFLADRGVDNTFADELVELSTALEHQEYITFLEDLKGFVKSQ, from the exons ATGCTGCCGCTGCTGCGCTGCGTGCCCCGCGCCCTCGGCTCCGCCGTCGCCGGCCTCCGCGCCGCCGCGCCCTCCCCGCCGCTCCGGCAGCTGCTGCAGCCCGCGCCGCGCCCGTGCGGCCGACCCTTCGGGCTGCTCAGCGTGCGCGCGGAGTCGGAGCGGCGGCCCGGCCTCCTGCGGCCTCGCGGGCCCTGCGCCTGCGGCTGCGGCGCGCTGCACACCGAGG GGGACAAAGCTTTTGTTGAATTCCTGAGTGATGAAattaaggaggaaaagaagatacAGAAGCATAAATCCCTCCCCAAGATGTCTGGAGGATGGGAGCTGGAAGTGAATGGGACAGAAGCCAAATTAGTACGGAAAGTTGCTGGAGAAAA GATCACTGTCACTTTCAATATTAACAACAGCATCCCACCAACATTTGCTGGGGAGGAGGAGCCCTCCCAAGGGCAGAAGGTTGAAGAACAGGAG CCTGAATTAACATCCACTCCCAATTTCGTGGTTGAAGTTATAAAGAATGGCGGCAAGAAGGCCCTTGTGCTGGACTGTCACTATCCAGAAGATGAG GTTGGACAAGAGGAGGAGGACGAGAGTGACATTTTCTCCATCAGGGAAGTGAGCTTTCAGTCCACAGGCGAGTCTGAATGGAAGGACACAAATTACACACTCAACACGGACTCCTTGGACTGG GCCTTATATGACCACCTAATGGATTTCCTTGCGGACCGAGGGGTGGACAACACTTTTGCGGATGAATTGGTGGAGCTCAGCACAGCCCTGGAGCACCAGGAGTACATTACTTTCCTCGAAGACCTCAAAGGTTTTGTCAAGAGCCAGTAG